One Rhea pennata isolate bPtePen1 chromosome 3, bPtePen1.pri, whole genome shotgun sequence DNA segment encodes these proteins:
- the COL10A1 gene encoding collagen alpha-1(X) chain — MHLQISLLLLLCLNIVHGSDGYFSERYQKQSSVKGPQFLPFNVKSQGVQIRGEQGPPGPPGPIGPRGQPGPAGKPGFGSPGPQGPPGPPGPPGFSAVGKPGMPGLPGKPGDRGLNGEKGDAGPIGLPGARGPQGPPGIPGPAGLSVPGKPGPQGPAGAQGPRGLPGEKGEPGIPGINGQKGENGFGVPGRPGSRGLPGPQGPRGLPGPAGIGKPGENGLPGQPGMKGDRGLPGAPGAAGIPGPQGPPGEPGEPGVGKPGPIGPPGAAGIPGAKGHPGPAGLPGSPGLPGFGKPGLPGMKGHRGPEGPPGLPGPKGDQGPAGASGEPGPAGPPGNMGPQGLKGLPGENGLPGPKGDTGPAGLPGFPGAKGERGLPGLDGKPGYPGEQGLPGPKGHPGFPGPKGDTGHTGLPGLPGPMGPQGIKGVPGINGEQGPRGPSGIPGIRGPIGPPGMPGAPGAKGEPGAPGLPGPAGISTKGLSGPMGPPGPPGPKGNNGEPGLPGPPGPPGPPGQAVIPQMPESYVKSGESRDLSGMSFMKAGVNQALTGMPVSAFSVILSKAYPGATVPIKFDKILYNRQQHYDPRTGIFTCRIPGLYYFSYHVHAKGTNVWVALYKNGSPLMYTYDEYKKGYLDQASGSAVIDLMENDQVWLQLPNSESNGLYSSDYVHSSFSGFLFAHI; from the coding sequence GTGTGCAGATAAGGGGAGAACAAGGACCCCCTGGTCCCCCAGGCCCTATTGGACCAAGAGGACAACCAGGTCCTGCAGGAAAACCTGGATTTGGAAGTCCAGGTCCCCAGGGTCCCCCTGGGCCCCCTGGGCCTCCTGGATTCTCTGCTGTTGGAAAGCCCGGCATGCCAGGTCTACCAGGAAAGCCAGGAGACCGAGGATTAAATGGTGAGAAAGGAGATGCTGGACCAATTGGGCTCCCAGGAGCAAGAGGGCCACAAGGACCCCCTGGCATTCCCGGTCCTGCAGGACTATCCGTTCCTGGTAAGCCTGGACCACAAGGCCCTGCAGGAGCTCAAGGGCCAAGGGGTCTCCCTGGTGAGAAGGGAGAGCCAGGTATTCCTGGTATAAATGgacaaaagggagaaaatggatTTGGAGTGCCAGGTcgcccaggcagcagaggacTTCCAGGCCCACAGGGACCCCGAGGcctccctggccctgctgggatAGGGAAGCCTGGTGAAAATGGTCTTCCAGGTCAGCCAGGTATGAAAGGCGACAGAGGTTTACCAGGTGCACCCGGAGCAGCTGGTATCCCAgggccccagggccccccagGAGAACCCGGAGAACCAGGTGTTGGCAAGCCTGGACCAATTGGACCACCAGGAGCAGCAGGTATCCCTGGAGCTAAAGGACACCCTGGACCAGCAGGCTTGCCCGGATCCCCAGGTCTCCCCGGATTTGGAAAGCCAGGATTGCCAGGGATGAAGGGACACAGAGGGCCTGAAGGTCCTCCTGGTCTTCCAGGACCAAAAGGagaccaaggcccagctggTGCGTCAGGTGAACCAGGGCCTGCTGGACCACCAGGGAACATGGGCCCTCAAGGACTCAAAGGCTTACCTGGTGAAAATGGCCTACCTGGACCCAAAGGCGACACAGGCCCTGCAGGCCTTCCAGGATTCCCTGGAGCAAAAGGTGAAAGAGGCCTGCCAGGATTAGATGGAAAACCAGGATATCCAGGTGAACAGGGTCTTCCTGGTCCTAAAGGACACCCAGGTTTTCCAGGACCAAAAGGTGACACTGGCCACACTGGGTTACCCGGCTTGCCTGGTCCAATGGGCCCACAAGGAATTAAGGGTGTGCCAGGGATCAATGGTGAACAAGGCCCCAGAGGACCTTCAGGAATACCTGGAATCAGAGGCCCCATTGGGCCTCCTGGAATGCCAGGGGCCCCTGGTGCAAAAGGTGAGCCAGGAGCTCCAGGACTCCCTGGTCCAGCAGGTATTTCTACAAAAGGCTTAAGCGGACCCATGGGACCACCTGGACCTCCTGGCCCTAAGGGTAACAATGGAGAGCCTGGCTTGCCAGGCCCCCCAGGTCCTCCTGGTCCCCCTGGTCAAGCTGTCATCCCACAGATGCCAGAAAGCTATGTTAAATCAGGCGAGTCTCGAGACCTATCAGGAATGTCTTTTATGAAAGCAGGAGTAAATCAAGCCCTTACAGGAATGCCAGTATCTGCTTTCAGTGTTATCCTCTCAAAAGCCTACCCAGGGGCAACAGTTCCTATCAAATTTGATAAGATCTTGTACAATAGGCAGCAACACTATGACCCCAGAACAGGAATCTTCACCTGCAGGATCCCTGGACTTTACTATTTCTCCTATCATGTACATGCAAAAGGAACAAATGTTTGGGTTGCACTCTACAAAAATGGTTCTCCGCTCATGTATACTTATGATGAGTATAAGAAAGGATACCTTGACCAGGCTTCTGGCAGTGCTGTAATTGATCTCATGGAGAATGATCAAGTATGGCTCCAGCTGCCCAATTCAGAATCTAATGGTCTGTATTCTTCTGACTATGTTCACTCCTCTTTCTCAGGTTTCTTATTTGCTCATATCTAA